The stretch of DNA ATTTCGTTACGCCGGAGGAGGTTTTCTTCCACCCGTCGGAGTTGATGGATGCCCAAAGCAGCCTGAAGGTCCATCATGTTATACTTGAACCCCGGAAAGACCACCTGATAATGTTTATAACCCTCATCGGAGAAGCGCTTCCAGGCATCCTTGGTCATTCCGTGAAGTCCATACATCTTGATTTTGTCGGCATAGGATTCATGACGGGTGGTGACCATGCCTCCTTCCCCTGTGATCACATTTTTGGTAACATAGAAACTGAAACAGGTTATATCGCCGATGTTACCGATTTTTTTCCCTTTATACCATCCTTCAATGCAATGGGCGGCATCTTCAATCACCAATAAACCATATCGTTGGGCAAGCTCCAGAATAGGATCCATCTCGCAGGGACGACCTGCAAAGTGTACCGGTAAAATGGCTTTAGTTCGGGGTGTGATGGCTTTTTGAATCCGGTCCGGATCTATATTGAGGGTTTTTCGCTCTACATCTACAAAGACCGGCCTGGCTCCGGTATGGACAATGGCATTGGCCGTGGCACAGAACGTCATAGGGGTTGTGATGACTTCATCCCCGGGGCCTATGCCGGAGACCAGCATGGAAAGATGGAGGGCCGCTGTACAAGAATTCAAGGCTATGGCATAAGGGGCTCCTATGTAGGCCTTAAATTCTTTCTCAAACCGATCCACCTTGGGGCCTGTCCCCAACCAGCCAGACCGAAGGCTGTCCACTACTTCGGCAATTTCCTCTTCTCTGATATCGGGACTTCCAAATACTAAAAATGAGTTTCTAACCGGAGCCACAAAAACCTCTCCCCTCCAAACCTTTCCCCTTTTTTAAGAAACTGGCTCTACATCGGCGGCATCTATTTCCATAGCAGCCGATTGCTGAATAAGATCCACCGAAATAACCAGACGGAACTTTCTCCTTTTTTCCATAAGAATCCCTTCCACACCTGCCAGAGGTCCTCTCTTGACACGAACCCGTTGCCCTTCTTTGAAATAAGGAACCGGATCATATTTTAAACCGCTGGTAATCATCCGCTGAATCGCGGAAATCTGTTCTTCAGGAATCGGAACCGGTCCTTCATGAAATCCAACAATCTGAACCACACCGACAGTGGTTAAAATTTTCAATTTGTCCAGGAGCG from Candidatus Limnocylindrales bacterium encodes:
- a CDS encoding UpxY family transcription antiterminator, which encodes MIQRNLLENPHWYAIHTRSRHEHKVKEQFEKKNIVHFLPLVEKLRYWKDRKKLVSFPLFPGYIFGYFPLLDKLKILTTVGVVQIVGFHEGPVPIPEEQISAIQRMITSGLKYDPVPYFKEGQRVRVKRGPLAGVEGILMEKRRKFRLVISVDLIQQSAAMEIDAADVEPVS
- a CDS encoding DegT/DnrJ/EryC1/StrS family aminotransferase codes for the protein MAPVRNSFLVFGSPDIREEEIAEVVDSLRSGWLGTGPKVDRFEKEFKAYIGAPYAIALNSCTAALHLSMLVSGIGPGDEVITTPMTFCATANAIVHTGARPVFVDVERKTLNIDPDRIQKAITPRTKAILPVHFAGRPCEMDPILELAQRYGLLVIEDAAHCIEGWYKGKKIGNIGDITCFSFYVTKNVITGEGGMVTTRHESYADKIKMYGLHGMTKDAWKRFSDEGYKHYQVVFPGFKYNMMDLQAALGIHQLRRVEENLLRRNEIWKRYDEALAELPLTLPAPVEPYMIHARHLYTVLLHIDRIKKSRDQVLNELIQENIGTGVHYTALHLHPYYRQAFGYKPGDFPNAEYIGERTLSLPLSPKLTDEDVEDVIKALKKVLG